The nucleotide sequence CGTGTGACCGTCGGTCGACACCGAGCTCTCCGCCACGGTGGCGTTCGTCATGCTCGAATTCGGCTTCAGGTCCCAGGGGCGCGAGCCTTCGCCGGTGCCGCGCATCTCCTCGGGGAAGATGTGGATCTCGACCGCCTTGGGCGCACCGTCCGGACCCGGCACCGTGGTCGCGCCGATGAATGATCCCGGCTTGATGTCGGAGAGCTCGGCCTTGACCACGCCGGAGACCCTGAGATCGCCCGCCATGCGCAGCTTGAAGATCTCGCCGCTGCGGGCTTTGACCGTCATCGTATCAGATTCCACGCTTTCGATGGCGCCGCGGATACGGGTCGGCACCGGCGCCTGCTGAGCGATCGCGAGCACCGAGGTGGCCGCAACCATGGCGAGTGCAGCGGCAGGACGAAGAACAGCTAGACGGAAAGACATGCAAGGGACTCCGAGACTGTCTGACTTGAACTCTCATGCGGGAGCGCAAGCGATCCCTCGAGACTACGTGGAAAGAGACGCCGCCCGGCGACACTTATTCCGTTCTCAAGTCATTGTGAAATCTCCCGCCTGCTCACCCCCGCGATCGCTGACGAGGTCATTGATTCAGCCATCGGGCACGCGCGTGCCGATCAGCTCACGAGTGCTCAACGCGGCGCCGCCGACAACAGCTCCGGGCGGTACTCGAAGTGCATCGTATCGTAGTGATACCAGCGGCCGCCCCAGATGAAGCCGTGCCGCTCGAAGATCTCGACGATCTCACGCGGGAAGCGGTTCTTGTAGGGAATGGTGGCCAACTTCTTCGCGTTCCAGAGCCAGTAGTCGGAATAGTCCAGGTTCAGGTCGATCGCCGCTGCATAGCCGTGCATGCTCATCCGGCCGGTGTCGGCCACCGGCCGGCAGGACAAAACGCCCGCGATCGGAAACGCAGCGCGCTTGATCTTGGGATCGAGCTCGTCGATCTCGGCCGAGATCCGCTTCAGCCGCTCGGCGACACCATTGACACGGGTGACGCTGACGGACTTGCCCCAGCTCTTCGGCAGCCAGGAGATCGACACCAGGTTCCGGTTCACCCCGCCCGCGCTGCAGTCGCCGTACATCTTCTTGAAGAAGGCCTCGTTGCGGAAGCGGCCGGGATCGGCGTTGACAGCGGGCGGCGACGGCTCGCCGCGAGGATAGGCCAGGCTGAGCTGATCGAGGATGGTGGCGTTGCGC is from Bradyrhizobium sp. ORS 285 and encodes:
- a CDS encoding M15 family metallopeptidase, whose protein sequence is MLDRLVLAYPDALAGHDDEAIIWRDGTRMPVGKLDPQRPFNDMLRNATILDQLSLAYPRGEPSPPAVNADPGRFRNEAFFKKMYGDCSAGGVNRNLVSISWLPKSWGKSVSVTRVNGVAERLKRISAEIDELDPKIKRAAFPIAGVLSCRPVADTGRMSMHGYAAAIDLNLDYSDYWLWNAKKLATIPYKNRFPREIVEIFERHGFIWGGRWYHYDTMHFEYRPELLSAAPR